GGCGCTGGCCGAGCGGGGCGGCGCCTACGACGTGGCCGCAACCGCCGTCACGACCGACGTGTCCGTCCCGGCGGAGGCCGACGGCGAGTGGCTCGACGTGCGCCTGACCGACCGCGTCGCGCTGCTGGTCCGCGAGGGGGTCGACGTCCACGAGACGCGCTCGGACCGCTACGACGCGCGGGCCAGCTACCCGGTGCTCGGCGACGACCTGACGGTGACGCTCCGGCGGGGGTACTGCCTGGCCGACCTCGCCGTCGACGGCGCGGAGCTGACGGCCTGCTCGACGCACCTCGAATCGTCGAAGGCGGGCGTCCGCCGCCGGCAGGCCGCGGAACTGACCGACGCGCTCCCCGCGACGGGCACCGTCGTCGTCGGCGCGGACCTCAACAGCGGGCCGGCGGCCGGCGGCGACGCCTACGAGACGGTGACCGCGTCGCTGACTGACGCGGCGGCCACCGTCGGGACGACACCGGGCGACACCTGCTGTCAGGCGGCGGCCCTGCGGAACGAGCGCTCGCGTCTGGACACCCGGGTCGACCACGTGCTCGCGCGCGGCGCGGACCCGACGGCGGTCGAACGGCTCGGCGCCGACCCCGCCGACCGCGTCGCGGCGACCGTCGACGGCGAGGACGTGACCGTCTGGCCCTCCGACCACGCCGGCGTCGCCGCGACCTACTCCGTCGCGGAGCCGACGCCCGTTTCGACCCCCACGCCGACGCCGACGCCGACACCCACGCCCACCCCGACGCCGACATCGACGCGCAGTCCGACCCCGTCCGCGACGGCGTCACCTCCTCCCACGTCCGCCCCGTCACCGACCGACCGAGAGACGACCACCGGGACCGGCGCCGGGTTCGGCGTACTCGCGGCCGCGGCGGCGTTCGTCGCAGGCGCGCTCGGGCGCTCTCGGGACTGACGCGGCCCGCCTCGGTTCGCTCGCGACCGGGCCCACGGTGGTGACGACTCGAACGCTCCTGGATGCCACACTGTCTACCTGACGCACAGTCTGGTAGTCGAACGTGAAGGTTGGAGTGAATAGATAGTATAGGCGGAATCTGTGAGTCGAAGTCGAAGCGTGGTCGGCTCGTCCGACCCGTCGGGCGGCACTGGCGCACCGGACGGGATCTGGGATAGGGGATCGGGTCGCATTCCGGTCGGTCGGTTGCTCCTCGCGCTTGCGGTCCTCCTGCTTGTCTCCTCTGGCGCAACCACTGCCGTCGCGGCGGAGTGTCACGGCACCGCGGCGACGGCGAGCGACAGTCGGAGCGACGACGACGGACTCTCGTATCCACCGCCGGACCTCGAAACCGTCGTCACGCTGTTCCCCACCGCCGGGCGGGTAGAACTGCACGTCCAGTATCCGGCGCGTTCGGCGGCGGAGGCGGACCGATACGAAGACGGGACGGTCGACCTGGAGTGGGTGGGGGCCGACGACCGACTGCGTACCGCGTTCGCCGGTCGACCCGGGTCGCTCAGTCGTCGCTGTGACACGGTGACGGGCGTGACCGACCCCGTTGCGTCGGAGTCGGAGTACGGCGACGCCGGAGCGACGATGAGCTATCGGTGGGCCGGTGTGTTCGACGGCAACCGGTCCGAGCTGGTGGTTGGACCGACGCTGAACGCGCACCTCGCGAACGGGACGGTCGTCGAGGTACGGGTCCCCGCGGCGGAGTGGACCGCCGAGCGCTCGACGGTCGACTCCTAACGAGTTCGGGCACGCGATGGGACCGGGCAACCAGATCGGGTTCCCCGAGATGTACGACCCCAACCGGTTCAACAGCCCCGTCTCGAACCTGGGCGTGATCGGAGACTGGGGGATCATGGACGAGGGCGACGTCGTCTGCGGGTTCATCCGCAGCGCGATCGGGCGGTCGGTGACCGGCGCCTCGCTCGACGGGGGGTGGCTGGACATCGCGAGCAGCGTCCACCTCATCGACGACACGTCGATCACGCTGGACGAACCGCTCACGGCCAAGCGCCTCGACGACGAAATCCAGTGGCTGTTCTCGATGTGGGCCGAGGTCGTGGTCGACGTCGACGTCGAGATTCCGGATTTCAACCTCGGCGGCGGAGACCTGTTCAGCGGCGAGTTTGATATTTCAGTCGAGGTCAACAAGAGCGAACCGAAACTGGGGATCTATCTTTTCGAGGAGCGGACCGGTGAACAGACGAACGTCCGCCGGCCGGAACTGGATGCGCAGGCGTTGTACACCAGCCCCGGGAACCACGACCACGGTATCGCGCTCTATCGGTTCGATACGCTGAAATTCGACGAGTTACCGACCCTGGAGGAGATCAGAGACCCGGACAAGACCCCGTCCATCGAGATCAGCTCGGACTCGCTGGAACTCGATTATCAGCCTCCGACCGCTGGAGAGAGCGTCGTAAGGGATAGTAAGCAGTCGGCCGACATCACGCTCTCCTCGGCCACGAAGACCACCTACACGGACCCGCCGAGCGGTGCGACGTTCCACCTCGACCGGGACCTGTCACAGACTAGCGGGGACGCGAAGGTAACGGCCAAGCGTGATGTCGCCGACATCATCGAGAACATCGACGACAGGGCCGACCGCATCATCTCGATCGTCGTCGAGCACGTCCGTACGTACCTGAAGGAGGCGATCAACCACACCGAAGAGCGGATCCCCGGGCCCGAGATACTCGTCGAGACGCCCGACGGAAAGCGGGCCGGAGTGGTCCCCGAGACGGGGGAACTCGTCAACGAGATCGACGGTGCGATCATCAACGGCCCGGCGAGCAGTCCGACAGTCTCCGTTCCGGCGAGCGAGGACATCTCGGTGTCGATCACCGCGAAGCGGTTCCGCCGACACCTCCGCGACCACGGCGTCGAGCCGCCGGAGTACGTCCTGTACGACCGGACGGTGATCGTCGACGACGGGTCGGACGTCGTGGAGCGCGACGGGTTCCCGTTCATCGAGGGCAGAACGACCCATCGGGCGCCGGGTGTGGCGGGGACGGACGACGAACAGCCCGCTATCACGGTCGCGCCGGTCGAGGTCAACCCACCGCGGATCAACCCGAAGTCAAACGGCAAGTGGGTCACCGCGTGGATCGGCCTCCCGAAGGAGAGCTCGGTCGACGACCTCCTGCTGGAAGCAACCACGCTGGCGTCGGTCCCGGCCGTCAGCGACGAGCAATACGGGTTCGTCAAGAACCCCGAAACCGAGGTCCGAGACGGCAAGCGCTACGTCAAAGTGAAGTTCCCGCGCCAGCCGCTTGTCGACGAACTCGGGACGGGCGAACACGCCGCCGGCCTCACCGGACAGGTCGGCAACACGACGTTCCACGGCAGCGCCGCCCTCGAAATCAAAGGCGGCGGCGGCAAGGGGAAGGGCAACGGCAAGGGCAACGGGAAGAGGAAGGACATGTAGTAGCGCGCTGGTGGAACGGACCCACGGATCGAATTCGACAACTAGGAGACAGGATACGACAGATGACACCGAACCGGTCGACAGTCGACCGCGGCGACTCGTCCGAACGCGGCCTCTCCTACAGCCGCTCGCTTCGTGCGTTCGTCGCTGTCCTAGTCGTCCTATCGGCTGCGTCCGCGCTCGCGTCCGCCGGGGCGTACGGCGGGGCGGCCGTCGATCCGGAACCGACCGCGACGCCGAACCACACGTCACAGCCGCGGGACGCGAACGTCACAGTCGTCCTCAGTCCGAGCGCGTCGGTGGTGACGACCCACGCCTGGTATATCGCCCGCTCGGAGGCGGAGGCGCGCCAGTACGACGAGGGGACGGCGAACCTGACGTGGTTCGAGACGGACGACCGCCTGCACCGGGCGTTCGCGGACCGCGACGAGGCCCTCCTCGAGGAGTTCAACGACACGACGTCCTCGGAGCGGACCTTCGAGTCCGGATCGGTGGTCCACGTGAACATGCGGTTCCACTGGGTCTTCGACCCGGACCCGGGGAGCGAGACGCCGACCTCGTGGTCTACGGACCCGTTCGTCGGGAACGGGTCGCTCGTGCTCGGGCCGACGGTGGACCGGCATCTCCCGAACGGGACGGTCGTCGAGGTGCGGGTCCCCGCGGCGGAGTGGACCGCCGAGCGCTCGACGGTCGACTCCTACACCGACGGCAACCACGGCCAGACGCGCGTCTACGGGTGGACAGTCGGGGAGACCGACACCGAGCCCCGCGTCGTGTTCAACGAGAGCGTCCGCGAGACGGAGACCGCGGCCGCCGAAGACGGGGCGGTCGGGCCCGCGGGAGGCGCGCTGCTCGCGCTCCTTGCGGTGGTGCTGACGGTTCTCACCGGCCGGAACTATCGGGACTGACGGCGCGGTCGCTCCACTCTCACGCCACCGCGAGCGCGGCCACGTCGGGAAGCCCCAGCGAGCGCGAGCGCCAGCCGCCGGCGCCGTCGGCGGTCGTCTCGGGGTCGGCCTCGACGAGGAACGTCCCGTCGGCGGTGACGGCGTAGACGCACTCGCCGTAGTCGACGCCGACGACCGGTTCGTCGACCGGCAGGTCGACCGCCGACCACCCCTCGCCGTCGCGTTCGAATAGCTCGTCGGCCGTCGCGGCGTGGGCGTGACCGCCCCCGGCGTCGACCGCACGGAAGGCCCCCTGGCGCTCGCGCAGCCAGCCGTTGCCCAGCCGGTAGAGCCCGCCGTCGGCGCTGTGCTCCGACGAGGTCTCGCTCGCGTTGCTCACGGCTTCGCCGTTCGCGTCGAGGTTCTCACTCGGTTCGGACCTCGCATCGCTCGCGAGACCGCCGTCGGTCGCCGCCAGCGGGACGCCGTCGGTGACCGCCACGTCACGGACGGCGTCGAGGCCGACGTTCGCGAGGCCGTCGCCGTCGACCCGATGGACGCCGTCGGCCGCGGCGACGAAGCCATCCGCGATGGCCCGCGCGTCGGCGACCGTTCCCAGGTCCGTCCACTCGCCGTCGCGATAGCGGGCGACCCGCCCGCTCTCGTCGGCGGCCACCACCGCCCCCTCGCGGTCGGTCCCGACGGCGACCGCCGAGCCGAACCCCAGCGATTCGAACTCCTCGGGACCGACGAGGACGGCCTCGTCGGTGGCGACGACGACCGCGCCCTCGGTCGTCGCCACGTCGCGGGCGTCCGTCCGGTGAGCGAGCCCGAACCGGCCCACCCGGTCGCCGGAGACCCGCACGGTCGCCACGCCCTGTCCCGTCGCGAGGTAGGCGACCGTCTCCTCCCGGCGGTCGCCGTACATCCGTTTCTCCTCGATAGCGCTCATACGGGGAGTGGACGGCCCGGCCGTGAAAACCTGCCGCCGTATCCGTTCGGCGACGCGGTGTTCCTCGGGGAGTTCCGCGTGGGGCGAGGGCGTTCGGCGTCCGCCGTCGGGAGCGGTGACCGAGCGTCGTGCCGACCTCGACGTTCCGGACGTCGTCGGTGTCGCCGGTCGAGAAGGGGATGTCGTCGCCGGCTGCGTCCCTGCGCGGTCGGGACACACGACCGGTGGGCTCTTGCCCGTCGAGTCCCGACTGCTCGGTGATGACGAACCTCGAACTGTACGAACTGGAAGGCTGCCCCTACTGTGCGAAGGTCACGACCAAGCTCGACGAGCTCGGCCTCGACTACGAGTCGCACATGGTCCCCCGCTCGCACTCCGAACGGACCGAAGTCGAGGAGATAAGCGGCCAGACCGGCGTCCCCGTCCTCGTCGACCCCGACAACGGCGTCGAGGGCATGCCCGAGAGCGACGACATCGTCGAGTACCTCGAGACGGAGTACGGCAGCTAACGCCGATTTTCGGCCGTTTCCACCGCGCGAGTGGCGAGTCGCGTCACAGGTAGTCGACGGACTTCCCGTCCAAGTCGTCGAAACCGTTGCGTTCGTGTGACCACTCGAAGACGTCGGCGTCGCGGCGCTCGGCGAGGAAGTCGACGATACGCTCGCCGACGTTCTCACCGTACAGATCGGGACCGGACCGGAGGCGGTCGCGGACGGCGTCGGTCTCCAGGGCGTAGGTCACCATCTCGTGGACGAATTCGCCGGAGACCGGCGGGACGAGCAGGTTCGTCTCGGCCTCGAAGACGGTCTCCGGACGATCGGTGTTGAATCGGGCGGTGAGACAGCAGGCCTCGTCGATCGCGTTGAGCTCCTCCTGCATGCTGCCCGAGTCGGTGAACTCCGCGAGACACTGGCCCGAGCGGAGGAACTCGTAGACGTGGGCGTGTTTCTTCCAGAGACCGGTAAACAGGAAGTTGTCGCGCTCGTCGGCCAGCTCCTGGAGGCGCTCGCGGTAGCCGTGGCGTTCCAGGGCGTGGCGCGTGGCCGTCAGTTCGACGAAGTTGACGTTGTAGCCGTCCTCGACCAGCGCGATCACGCCCTCGACGAGCGCCGTGAATCGGCCGGGGAGGAGGTTCGCGCGGCGGTGGACGTCGACGCGGATCCAGTCGTCGCGCTCCGCCAGAACGGGGTAGACGTCGAAGACGCTCTCGCCGTCGTGGTCGGCCTTCATGTCGATGGCGTCGACGACGGAGTTGCCGACGACGGGGATCCGCTCGTCGCCGTCGACCGCGCGGGGGTACCCCTCCGATTCGAGATGCTCGCGGTTGAGCTCGACGGGCGCGAACTGGTAGCGAGCGGCCGCGGAGCCGACGAACGTGTCGTACTGCTCGGGGAACGGCTCGGTGCGGTCGACCGACCACTCGCCGTCCCACTGGGCGTCGACGAGGGCGGCCGGGTCGAGGTCGCCGCCGGTGACCGAGTCGGTGTCCGCGCCTGGCGCCGTCGCGACCCGGGCGGCGTCGTAGTCGGGGGCCATCGCGCGGAGGCCGGCCTCGTTGTGGGCCACCTGCTGGTTGGTGGCGAACAGCCAGGCCTGTGGGAAGACGGCTGCGGCGTGGGTGTCGCCGTGGACCAGCGGGAGGACGGCGGTGTCGGGCCACTCGTCGAGGCGGTCGGCCAGCTGTTTGACCGCGAGCATCGTCTGGGCGGTCTTCTCGCTGAGGTCGCCCCGGATGCCCAGATCGGCGGCGATCGCCGGTTCGAGGTCGTACTCTTCGAGGCCGTGACCGAGCAGGTCGTCGTAGTGCTGGCCGGTGTGGACCACGAAACAGGGCAGCCCGCGCTCGCGGGCGGCGGCGACGACGGGCGCCTGCTTGTAGAAGTCGGGCTTGGTCGCGGTGACGACGGCGAGGACGAACTCGCCCCGCTCCATCTCCGCGGCGAGGCGGTCGTCGTAGAACGTCGGGTCGGCGTCCATACCCGCCCTCCCGAGGGCGGTCGCTTGTCGGTTTCGACATCTATCGCGTCCCGTTGGGACTCCCGCAGGCACACACAGCGTACCGGCGCCAGCACGACGACGGAACCGCGAGCGAGAGAGCCGCGTCGAGAGCGAACACCGGGATGCAGTGACCCGCGTTCGTCTCGCCCACACGGTGTTCAGTAGGGGCGGGTCACTGAACGTAGCCCAGATCGCGCAGGTCGTCGAGGATCTCCTCGTCCTCGATCGCGTCTTCGATCGCGTCCTCTCGGTCTCCCTGCCGTTGTTTCAACACCTCGACGAGCTGTCGAGCGCTCCGGAGTTTGTAGATAGTGTTCGGGTCACCGACGTCTCGTTCAGCACCTCGAAGCAACTCGTCGAGGGCTTCAAGCGTGGTCTTCGGCATTGCAGTTCTCGGCTGATACATCGTTTCGTCGAGCATCAATTTTCGGGATCCAGCGAACGACGGCTGCACGCTTCGTGCGCCGAGCCGAGTGTCGTTCTCGCCACGGCGAGACGGCCGACGGGCGCCACCGGCCCGCTGCGAGCCACAGCGGGCCACCGGCGTCCCGTCCCGTTCCCCGTCACTCGGGGTTCGGGTCGAAGATCTCGGGGTTTGCCTCGCCTTCGACGTCGATCACGGCCAGGGCACCCTTGCGGGCGACCCGCGAGAGGGCGTGGTCGACGAGCTTGATGGGGCCCGGGACGGGGTAGTGCATCGTGGCGATGGCGGTGGAGCCGGGCTGGACGGGCGTGGTCTGGATGTTGCGCTGGGGTCGGCCGCCGAGGCCGCCCTGGGGGTAGACCTCGTCCCAGACGCTGCCGATGGGGTGGAAGGAACTGGCGAGGTTCGGGCCGCCGACGCAGTAGTACACCCTGGCGGTCTCGCCCGTCTCGGCGGCCATCCCGGCGTACTTGTCGGGCGTGATGGCGTATCTCTCACCGTTGATGAGCACGTAGGTGGGCTCCTCGCGGGCCATCGCGCCCATGTCGAAGGTGTGATGGCCCTCCTGGCCGGTCTCGCCGTCGGTGTACACCTCGTGCTGGCCGAGGTAGAACTCGTGGTCGACCTCGGGCAGCCCACCCTCGGGTTCGACGAGGACGATGCCGAACATCCCCGAGGAGATGTGGTAGTCCATGTTCGCGACGGCGCAGTGGTAGATGAACGCGCCGGGGTAGGTGACTTTGAAGCGGACGCGCTCGGTCTCGCCGGGAGCGACGGTCGTGGCCTCGGCGCCGCCGCCGGGGCCGCGGACCGCGTGCAGGTCGACGTTGTGTGGCATCCGGTTGCCCTCGGCGTTCGTGACGGTGAGGTCGACGGTATCGCCGACGCGGGCGCGGATCATCGGCCCCGGGATCCGCTCGTCGAAGGTCATGAACTCGAAGGTGGCGCCGTCCTCGATCTCGGCGGTCACCTCCCGCGTGGTGAGTTCGGCCTCGATCGTGGCCGGCTCCGAGCGGTCGATGGGGTCCGGGATCGCCGTCGGGTCGGCGGCGACCCGGTCGACCGTCGGCTCTCTCGGGGCGTCGAGCGCCCGCGAGTCGCTGTCGGCTTCGGTGAACGTGACTTTGTCGTCTGGGATCTCGCCGGCACAGCCGGCGACGGCCGCCGCGCCCGCCGCGGCACCGGTCTTCAGGAAGGTCCGACGGGTAGATCTGGGAGTCATGGCCGGGTACAGTCGGACCTGAGGACAGCACACGGAAAATGAGCGACACGGGTTCTCGCTCGCATAGGACCAGACCGAACACGTTCGTCGCCGAGCGACGGCGTTCCCAGCCTCCGGGAACGTCCGGATGGGGTTATTTGAAAACGGCGGGAACGGACGTGTATGAGCACGGACGACGGTATCGATCAGGGGCGACGCGACGCCATGAAGACCCTCGCTATCGGGGCGACGGTCGGCGGGCTGGCCGCCGCGGGCGCGCGGCCGGCCGCGGCCCAGTCGACGGACCTCACCGACTGGTTCTCGAACGTGGGCAACGTCGACGGCGTCGTCGACGAGACGGGCAAGGGCGAGGTCACCGTCGAGGTGGGCGTCTCGGGCAACGGCGGCGCCTTCGGGTTCGGACCGGCTGCGGTGCGGGTCGACCCCGGGACGACGGTCGTCTGGGAGTGGACCGGCGAGGGAACGCCCCACAACGTCGTCGCGGAGGACGGCAGCTACCAGAGCGAGATGATCACCGAAGCGGGCGCCACCTTCAGCCACACCTTCGAGTCGGCGGGCGTGAGCAAGTACGCCTGCGTCCCGCACAAGGCGATGGGGATGAAGGGCGCGGTGATCGTCGGCGACGCCGACGTGACCGTCTCGACCGGGAGTTCGACCGCGACCGCCGCCGGCGGGAGCGGCGGCAACGAGACCAGCGCGAGCGGCTCCGGCGGCGGTGGGTCCGGCCCGAGCGGCGACTTCGTCGAACCGGACTACGACGGGTGGTTCGACAACGTCGGCAACTACGACGGCACCGTCGACATGACCGGCCAGGAGGAGGTGACCGTTGAGGTGGGTGTCGAGGGCAACAGTGGCCCGTTCGGGTTCGGCCCCGCGGCCGTACGGGTCGACCCCGGGACGACGGTCGTCTGGGAGTGGACGGGCAAGGGCGGCCAGCACAACGTCGTCGGCGAGAGCCACGACTTCGAGAGCCCGATGCAGGGCTCGGAGGGCGACACCTACGCCCTCGAGCTCGACGGCGAAGGGGTCGTGAAGTACGCCTGCGCGCCCCACCGGATGGCGGGCATGAAAGGCGCCGTCGTCGTCGGCAACCCCGCCGCGGCGAGCGGCGGCGGTGCCGGTATCGACCTCTTCGAGACCTCGCTGTGGGGGCTGGCGGGAGCCATCGTCGCCGCGCCGTTCGTCGCCAGCCAGATCGTCGCCAGCAGGCGGTCGAACGACGACGACGGCCGCCGAGCGCCCCACCGGCCAGCCGACTGAGAGCGGCGGCCGACCAGTCGGAGCGTCGGCAGCTGTCCCGCCCGCTCAGACCTCGTCGAGGAACGACCGCAGTTCGCCGGTCGCCAGGTCGCGGCGGTCGCGGAAGACGCAGTGGCCGGCGTCGTCGACGTGTCGCAGGCGGCCGTCGGGGATCAGGTCGACGGCTTCGCGGTCGCGCTCGCGGGCTTCCTCGTCGACATCGGCGCGGAGGACGAACGTGGGCGCCTCGATCTCGGGAAAGGTCCCCTCGGGGTCGACCCATCCCGCCTCGAACACGCCGGTGATGTTCGGGCTGACCCGCAGGCGGGCGTCGACGAGCAGACTCGCCAGTTCCTCGTCGCCGGCCGCGACGTGGCCGGCGAGTTCGTCGTCGGCCTCGAGCAGTTCGGCCTTGGTGTGGTCCTGCCACCACAGGATCCGCTCGCGGATGGCTTCGACCTCCTCGTCGCTGCTGAAGCGCTCCTCGCCGCGGTTCTCGCGGTTGTGGCCCAGCAGACAGGCGGGGTCGACCGCGACGACGGCTCGCGGCCGGTCGGGGTCGAGCGCGGCGGCCGCGAGCACGGTGTCGCCGCCCATCGAGTGGCCGAAGTAGATCGGGTCGGCGACGCCGAATCCCTCCAGCAGGGCGATCAGGTCGGCGGCGCGCGTGTCGGCGTCGTAGCCCGAGTCCGGGGCGTCTGAGTGGCCGTGGCCACGGGCGTCGTAGACGATCACGTCGTAGTCGTCGGCGAGGTCGCGGGCGAGCGGGAGCCGACAGCGGCCGTCGTCGAAGACGCCGTGAGCGACGACGAGCGGAGGGCCGTCGCCGCCGCTGCGGTCGTAGTGCAGTCTGACTCCCTCGGCGACGTCGACGTACCCGCTCGTCCAGTCGGCCGGCGGGCGCGTCTCGACTGGCATGAGACCACGTACGCCGATCGGCCGCAAAAACCTGCGGACACCGGAAGTCGACGCCGTCGTCCCGACGACCCCGACTGCGCCGTCGGGTTCTGTCGTCGCGCGGCCGACGCGAGGAAAAGGCACATGGGCCCTCGGTCCGGAGTGTCGGGTATGTCAGAGCGGACGGACGAGCGGGTCGAGGACTTCGACGCGGACCTCGGCGACCCCGACGACGGCGACGTGGGCTTCAGCGACGACGAACTCGGTGTCGACGTGGATTCGCTGACGAGCGGGCCCGACGCTGCGAGCGGTGGGTCGTCCGCGTCGCCCGCCGAGAGCGAAGCGAGCGCCGAGTCCGCCGCCGACTCGGGGTCGAGCCTGCGCTCGCGGCTCACGCCCTCGATCGGTCGGCCGAACCTCGGGGTCAGCGTCCCGTCGCTGCGTTCGTTCCTGCTCGCGGCCGTCGTCGTCGTCGGCGGGATGTTCGCGGGCAGCGCCGTCCCCTTCGTCGGGTCGGTCACCGGCCTGATCGGTCTGTTCCTCGGCGCCTTCCTCCTCGGCGCGGCCAGCGGGACCCGACGGTACGTCCCGGTCGCCGTGGCCGGCGCGGCCGCAGCCGTCGTCGCGACGATGATGCAGGGCGTGCTCACGCTGACGGCCGTCGAGAGCCTCGGACTCGGGCCGACGGCCGCCCTCGGCGCCACGACCGGCATCCTCGTCGCCGTCGTCGGCCACTACTTCGGCCGCGACCTGCGCGACGGCCTCACCCGCGAGATTTAATTTCCCGGCGCGAACACTGTTTCCCGATGACAGGAGACGAGAGCTCCGTCGAGAGCGGAGCCGTCGACGTGCTCCGCTACGAGACCGACGAGGGGCCGGTCTACCGCGCTACACCGGCCGGAGAGGGCGAGGCGGTCGTCGCGGCGCACGAGCGGGAGGTCCGCGAGCGCCGCACCGGCCGCCTGCTGGCCACCGGAACTGTCGTGGCCGCGATCGTGCTTACCGGCGTGGTCATGGAGTCAGTGGTGGCAACGGTCGCTGGCCTGTTGTTCGTCGCTGTCGTGCACGTTTCGAAAGACGACGACCACGACGAGTCGGTCCCCGAACTCGTCGAGCGCAACCAGTTCAGGCGCGACGCCGAGCGAGCCTACGACCTCGAAGACGGCTGAACGCCCGCTCCGGGTCCGAGCGGGCGAGCGGTCACTCCGGCAGCGACCACTCGTCGTCGTCGCGCTCGGCGATGTCTTCCTCGGCGAGCCGTTCGAGCGCCTCCTCGACGACCTCGGGAGGTGCTTCGACGCGGCGGCTCACCTCGTCGACGGTGCCCGCACGGGTGGCGAGCGCCGACACCACGTCGCCGAGCAGTCGGGCGTCCTCGCCCTCGAACTGGTCGGTCAGCTCGCCCATCACCTCGGCGAGGCGGCCGTGGACCCACCGCTGGGCCAGCGAGAGCTCGCGGTCGAGATCCTGCAGTCGGTCGAGCTCCGCGGCGAGTTCGCCGGTGTCCGCTCCCTCCTGGACTTCGGCGTCGATGGAGAGGTGCCGGCACGTGGTCACGTCGATGGAGCTGCCGGGGTAGGCGCTCTTGGTGCCGAATCGGTACGGCGAGACCGTCACTTCCAGCCGGAGGTTGCGGGCGATGCGGAAGTACTTGCGGCGCTGGTCGTCGACGCTGCTCTCGACGAGGCCGGCGGTCTCCAGCCGGTCGAGGTGGTCGATGACGGCCTTCGGGCTCACGCCGATGTACTCGCTGATCTCCGTGACGTAACAGGGCTTGTGCGCGAGCAACCGGAGGATCCGCCGACGGTTGGCGTTGCCCAGCAGGTCCAGCAGTTCGGCGGAGTCCATTCACCTGAGGTTCGCGGTCGATCCTTATAAGCGTGTCCCCGGCGTTCCGGTGCGGTCGTGCGGTCGCGTCGGCGCGCCGTCGCCCGGATCGCGGCCTGGGCGGACGCGGTCGCTTCCCGCCCGGTCACTGCGCCGCGTCCGGGTCAGTCGAGAGCCTCGGGAACGCGCGGGCGGCCAGCGCGACGGCGACGACCGAGGTGGCGACGCTCCCGACGGTCAGGACGACGCCCGAGGTCGTGAGCCCGCCGGCCGAGAACAGCGCCCCGGTGTCGTACCGTAGCGGCGGGTGGAGACCGAAGCCGTAGTCGACCAGATCGTTGCCCAGCGCGAGCGCCAGCGCGAGGCCGAGCGCCCCGGGCGTGGTCCGCCCGAAGTGCGGCAGGAGGTACGCCTCGGGGATGAACAGGAGGTGGGTGACGAGCACGCCGAAGTAGCGCCACACGTCGGGGTAGTACAGCCCGAACTGGAGGTTCAACGCGAGCGCGAGCCACAGTCCGGTCTCGACGAGCCAGACGAACGATATCGTGTAGAGATAGGCGAGCACGAGATTGGCGGGCGCGGCGTCGAGCCGCCGGCCGAGGTTCGGCAACAGCGTGGCGAGCGCCAGCGCCATCAGCAGCGTCGCGACCGGCGAGTCCATGTAGATCGGCCACGCCAGCGTCTCCACCTCGGGGAGCGTCTCCAGGTAGAAGAACACGCCGACGAACACGCCCGCGACGTTGGCGAACACGAGCCAGACGAGACTGGGGGCGTTCTCCAGGTAGTACCGAGCCCACCGCCGCGGGATCACGGCGTGGCGGTCGGTCGCTCCCCCCTCCGCCCGTTCGTCGCCGACCGGCGACTCGTCCATGGTCGACCCGGAGTCCCCAGGCCACATAGCCGTACCGAAGCCGCGGTCGACGCCCGTCGTCGACTCCACCGGGATCGCGACTTCGCGGCCC
This DNA window, taken from Halosimplex litoreum, encodes the following:
- a CDS encoding ArsR/SmtB family transcription factor — its product is MDSAELLDLLGNANRRRILRLLAHKPCYVTEISEYIGVSPKAVIDHLDRLETAGLVESSVDDQRRKYFRIARNLRLEVTVSPYRFGTKSAYPGSSIDVTTCRHLSIDAEVQEGADTGELAAELDRLQDLDRELSLAQRWVHGRLAEVMGELTDQFEGEDARLLGDVVSALATRAGTVDEVSRRVEAPPEVVEEALERLAEEDIAERDDDEWSLPE
- a CDS encoding alpha/beta fold hydrolase — translated: MPVETRPPADWTSGYVDVAEGVRLHYDRSGGDGPPLVVAHGVFDDGRCRLPLARDLADDYDVIVYDARGHGHSDAPDSGYDADTRAADLIALLEGFGVADPIYFGHSMGGDTVLAAAALDPDRPRAVVAVDPACLLGHNRENRGEERFSSDEEVEAIRERILWWQDHTKAELLEADDELAGHVAAGDEELASLLVDARLRVSPNITGVFEAGWVDPEGTFPEIEAPTFVLRADVDEEARERDREAVDLIPDGRLRHVDDAGHCVFRDRRDLATGELRSFLDEV
- a CDS encoding halocyanin domain-containing protein, translating into MSTDDGIDQGRRDAMKTLAIGATVGGLAAAGARPAAAQSTDLTDWFSNVGNVDGVVDETGKGEVTVEVGVSGNGGAFGFGPAAVRVDPGTTVVWEWTGEGTPHNVVAEDGSYQSEMITEAGATFSHTFESAGVSKYACVPHKAMGMKGAVIVGDADVTVSTGSSTATAAGGSGGNETSASGSGGGGSGPSGDFVEPDYDGWFDNVGNYDGTVDMTGQEEVTVEVGVEGNSGPFGFGPAAVRVDPGTTVVWEWTGKGGQHNVVGESHDFESPMQGSEGDTYALELDGEGVVKYACAPHRMAGMKGAVVVGNPAAASGGGAGIDLFETSLWGLAGAIVAAPFVASQIVASRRSNDDDGRRAPHRPAD
- a CDS encoding DUF1405 domain-containing protein — its product is MDESPVGDERAEGGATDRHAVIPRRWARYYLENAPSLVWLVFANVAGVFVGVFFYLETLPEVETLAWPIYMDSPVATLLMALALATLLPNLGRRLDAAPANLVLAYLYTISFVWLVETGLWLALALNLQFGLYYPDVWRYFGVLVTHLLFIPEAYLLPHFGRTTPGALGLALALALGNDLVDYGFGLHPPLRYDTGALFSAGGLTTSGVVLTVGSVATSVVAVALAARAFPRLSTDPDAAQ